The Candidatus Brocadiaceae bacterium genome has a segment encoding these proteins:
- a CDS encoding TetR/AcrR family transcriptional regulator: MSTGERRERERQERRQAILAAARTLFWRHGYAATTVPRIARAAELAPGTLYLYFPGKGALYAELLMEGFDRLIERLGGAGSPSDDPRVQASRLIDAFIGFARDYPEYFDIIFFVMQREKPYTRESALDEDQLKRLRAKEDACKALAARALERAARLHALEDPAATVDAVWSMLVGLVFYFRKTGEETFARVAARAKRLLLDAAFEPG; this comes from the coding sequence TTGAGCACCGGGGAACGGCGGGAACGGGAACGGCAGGAACGGCGCCAGGCCATCCTGGCGGCCGCCCGCACGCTGTTCTGGAGGCACGGATACGCCGCCACGACCGTGCCCCGAATCGCGCGCGCCGCCGAACTGGCGCCCGGCACGCTCTACCTCTACTTCCCCGGCAAGGGCGCCCTCTACGCCGAACTGCTCATGGAGGGCTTCGACCGCCTGATCGAACGCCTCGGCGGCGCCGGCAGCCCCTCCGACGATCCCCGCGTACAGGCCTCAAGGCTCATCGACGCGTTCATCGGGTTCGCCCGCGATTACCCGGAGTACTTCGACATCATCTTCTTCGTCATGCAGCGCGAGAAGCCGTACACGCGGGAATCGGCGCTCGACGAGGACCAGTTGAAGCGGCTGCGTGCAAAGGAAGACGCCTGCAAAGCGCTGGCTGCCCGCGCGCTGGAGCGCGCCGCCAGGCTGCACGCCCTGGAGGACCCCGCAGCCACCGTCGACGCGGTCTGGAGCATGCTGGTCGGCCTGGTGTTCTACTTCCGCAAGACGGGGGAGGAGACGTTCGCCCGCGTGGCGGCCCGCGCCAAGAGGCTGCTGCTGGATGCGGCGTTCGAACCGGGTTAG
- a CDS encoding DnaJ domain-containing protein, whose translation MATTQQQTYYDVLAVQRTATQPEIKRAFRRLAKKYHPDTNREDDRAAKKLERVITAYRVLSNERERARYDVLMQASPANQQEVRRSEARTLREYAEDVLHSLLAGRGRQALNVYDHLAARADFSLKEHLEPKDYLDAVFLLAEQCERAGRFKEAARLYEELYEAEKDPPRQRYFFEEVKARIKKLYSRKLPRDAANADEEIACYERILKFDLDKSEKAFILKKIAEVYCRIGDEKQAKSIFSQALRLKPGLKGTATIRESLGMEDV comes from the coding sequence ATGGCCACAACCCAGCAACAGACATACTACGACGTCCTGGCAGTGCAGCGGACCGCCACCCAACCCGAGATCAAGCGTGCGTTTCGCCGGCTGGCCAAGAAGTACCATCCCGACACGAATCGGGAAGATGACCGGGCCGCCAAGAAGCTCGAGCGCGTGATCACGGCCTACAGGGTGCTGAGCAACGAGCGCGAGCGCGCCCGGTACGACGTGCTGATGCAGGCGAGCCCCGCCAATCAGCAGGAGGTCAGGCGCAGCGAGGCCCGCACCCTGCGGGAGTATGCCGAGGACGTGCTTCACAGCCTGCTGGCAGGGCGCGGGCGCCAGGCGCTGAACGTATACGACCACCTGGCCGCCCGGGCGGACTTCAGCCTGAAGGAGCACCTGGAGCCGAAGGACTACCTCGATGCGGTGTTCCTCCTGGCCGAGCAGTGCGAGCGGGCCGGCCGCTTCAAGGAGGCGGCGCGGCTCTACGAGGAACTCTACGAGGCCGAGAAGGACCCGCCGCGCCAGCGTTACTTCTTCGAAGAGGTCAAGGCGCGCATCAAGAAGCTCTACAGCCGCAAGCTCCCGCGCGACGCCGCCAACGCAGACGAGGAGATCGCCTGCTACGAGCGCATCCTCAAGTTCGACCTCGACAAGAGCGAGAAGGCGTTCATCCTGAAGAAGATCGCGGAGGTCTACTGCCGGATCGGCGACGAAAAGCAGGCCAAGAGCATCTTCTCCCAGGCCCTCCGGCTCAAGCCGGGGCTGAAGGGCACCGCGACGATCCGCGAGAGCCTTGGCATGGAAGACGTCTGA
- a CDS encoding four helix bundle protein, whose protein sequence is MARKLRPGGGYRNTVSFQAATVIYDATYWFCERFVDQRSRTVDQMVQAARSGRQNIAEGSRAAATSSQTELRLLNVARSSLEELLLDYEDFLRHRRLAQWAPDSAEAKAVRDVPRKFKEDQSDRSDPTDLTALTDAQRWALYAPWLEHAEGAIRANALICLINQANYLLDRQIAALEEQFVKEGGYSEQLATARLAERSRERAVEADQSDPSDPPDPIPPCPLCGKPTVLRTARTGKNAGRQFWGCSGYPDCKGVVRA, encoded by the coding sequence ATGGCGCGCAAGCTGCGGCCTGGCGGAGGGTACCGGAACACAGTCAGTTTCCAGGCGGCGACGGTCATCTATGATGCCACGTACTGGTTTTGCGAGCGGTTTGTCGATCAACGTTCGCGCACTGTAGACCAGATGGTGCAGGCCGCGCGGTCGGGCCGGCAGAACATCGCCGAAGGAAGCCGCGCAGCGGCGACCTCTTCGCAGACGGAGCTGCGCCTGCTGAACGTGGCGCGTTCCAGCCTGGAGGAACTGCTGCTCGACTACGAGGACTTCCTGCGGCACAGGCGCCTGGCGCAGTGGGCGCCGGATTCGGCCGAGGCGAAGGCGGTGCGGGATGTGCCGCGCAAGTTCAAGGAGGATCAGTCGGATCGGTCGGATCCGACTGATCTCACGGCCCTAACGGACGCCCAGCGCTGGGCGCTCTATGCGCCGTGGCTGGAGCATGCGGAAGGAGCCATACGGGCCAATGCGCTCATCTGCCTGATCAACCAGGCGAACTACCTGCTCGACCGGCAGATCGCTGCGCTCGAGGAGCAGTTTGTGAAGGAAGGCGGCTACAGTGAGCAACTGGCCACCGCCCGGCTTGCGGAGCGCAGCCGGGAGCGGGCCGTTGAAGCCGATCAGTCTGATCCGTCGGATCCGCCCGATCCGATCCCGCCGTGCCCCCTCTGCGGCAAGCCCACGGTTCTGCGCACGGCGCGCACGGGCAAGAACGCCGGACGGCAGTTCTGGGGCTGTTCGGGGTATCCCGACTGCAAGGGCGTGGTGCGCGCGTGA
- the rsfS gene encoding ribosome silencing factor produces MESPVTNQAEALACTCAHVADERKAEQVVVLHVEPLTFVSDYFVIATGLNERQIAAIATQVRQRAARLGHRVIGVEGEADCGWVLIDLGDVVVHVFTKEARRLYDLELLWGEAEHVDWQGVAPIEPATP; encoded by the coding sequence ATGGAGTCACCCGTGACGAACCAGGCCGAGGCCCTCGCCTGCACCTGTGCGCACGTGGCCGATGAACGCAAGGCCGAGCAGGTCGTCGTCCTCCACGTCGAACCCCTGACGTTCGTGTCCGACTACTTCGTGATCGCCACCGGGCTGAACGAGCGGCAGATCGCCGCCATCGCGACGCAGGTCCGCCAGCGGGCCGCCCGGCTCGGCCACCGCGTCATCGGCGTGGAGGGGGAGGCCGACTGCGGCTGGGTCCTGATCGACCTCGGCGACGTCGTCGTCCACGTCTTCACGAAAGAGGCGCGGCGGCTCTACGACCTGGAACTGCTCTGGGGCGAGGCGGAACACGTGGACTGGCAGGGCGTCGCGCCGATAGAACCCGCCACGCCCTGA
- the glmS gene encoding glutamine--fructose-6-phosphate transaminase (isomerizing), whose amino-acid sequence MCGIFGCVGPRAGVRVLMEGLKRLEYRGYDSWGFALGHAGGLLIHRRAGEISAAPPPAADPAGCWGVIGHTRWATHGPATERNAHPHTDCAGRLALVHNGIVENHAELRAGLEARGHVFRSETDTEVIAHLMEECLKDGEDFRSAFLSALKVLEGPYAVAALSLTAPGVVLAARRGSPMVLGVGQGEMLLASDVAALIDHTRDAVYLDDGEAAAVTGEGFKTFDLDSAPLTKKVRQIACDLPEIQRGGYAHFMLKEIFEQPDTVRNALRGRIVRAAGMAKLGGIDERLLRAARRCHIVACGTSWHAGLVGKYLLENLARVPTQVSYAAEFRYARPVIEPGTLVIAVSQSGETADTLAAVREVRRQGTPAIGVCNVVGSSIARECGQGVYLHAGPEIGVASTKAFTSQVAVLALLAMHMGRMRDMPLRDALRYLDALERLPEQVEEALGCEGGVREIADEFFRSANALYVGRLYEFPVALEGALKLKETSYVHAEGIPAAELKHGPIALVDREMPVVVLAAQSGVLGKVMNNVEEIRARGGRIIAVARAGDDRLPRLAERTVFVPATLDPLVPMLAVVPLQLLAYHVAVRRGCNVDRPRNLAKSVTVE is encoded by the coding sequence ATGTGCGGCATCTTCGGCTGCGTCGGACCACGCGCGGGCGTGCGCGTGCTGATGGAGGGCCTGAAGCGGCTGGAGTACCGGGGCTACGATTCGTGGGGATTCGCCCTCGGGCACGCCGGCGGGCTGCTGATCCACCGTCGGGCGGGGGAGATATCGGCTGCTCCGCCGCCGGCCGCCGACCCCGCCGGATGCTGGGGCGTGATCGGCCACACGCGCTGGGCCACGCACGGGCCCGCCACGGAGCGGAACGCCCATCCGCACACGGACTGCGCGGGTCGGCTGGCGCTGGTGCACAACGGCATTGTCGAGAACCACGCGGAACTGCGGGCCGGCCTCGAGGCGCGGGGGCACGTCTTCCGCAGCGAGACCGATACGGAGGTCATCGCCCACCTCATGGAGGAGTGCCTGAAGGACGGCGAGGACTTCCGCTCGGCCTTCCTGAGCGCGCTCAAGGTGCTGGAGGGCCCCTACGCGGTCGCCGCGCTCTCGTTGACGGCGCCGGGCGTCGTCCTGGCGGCGCGGCGCGGCAGCCCCATGGTGCTGGGCGTGGGACAGGGCGAGATGCTGCTGGCCAGTGACGTGGCGGCGCTGATCGACCACACGCGCGATGCCGTCTACCTGGACGACGGCGAGGCGGCGGCGGTGACGGGCGAGGGCTTCAAGACGTTCGACCTGGACTCGGCGCCGCTGACGAAGAAGGTCCGGCAGATCGCGTGCGACCTGCCGGAGATCCAGCGGGGCGGCTACGCGCACTTCATGCTCAAGGAGATATTCGAGCAGCCGGACACGGTGCGCAACGCGCTGCGCGGACGCATCGTGCGCGCGGCGGGCATGGCGAAGCTGGGGGGCATCGACGAGCGCCTCCTGCGGGCCGCGCGCCGGTGCCACATCGTGGCGTGCGGCACGTCGTGGCACGCGGGGCTCGTGGGCAAGTACCTGCTGGAGAACCTGGCGCGCGTGCCCACGCAGGTGAGCTACGCGGCCGAGTTCCGCTATGCGCGCCCGGTCATCGAGCCCGGCACGCTGGTGATCGCCGTCAGCCAGTCGGGCGAGACGGCCGACACCCTGGCCGCCGTGCGCGAGGTGCGGCGGCAGGGCACCCCGGCGATCGGCGTCTGCAACGTGGTGGGCTCCAGCATTGCGCGCGAATGCGGGCAGGGCGTCTACCTGCACGCCGGCCCGGAGATCGGGGTGGCGAGCACGAAGGCATTCACCTCGCAGGTGGCCGTTCTGGCGCTGCTGGCCATGCACATGGGCCGGATGCGGGACATGCCGCTGCGCGACGCGCTGCGGTATCTGGACGCGCTGGAGCGGCTGCCGGAGCAGGTCGAGGAGGCCCTGGGCTGCGAGGGCGGTGTCCGGGAGATCGCCGACGAGTTTTTCCGCTCGGCCAATGCGCTCTACGTCGGGCGGCTCTACGAGTTCCCGGTGGCCCTGGAGGGGGCGCTGAAGCTCAAGGAGACCTCGTATGTGCATGCCGAGGGCATTCCGGCCGCCGAGCTGAAGCACGGGCCGATCGCGCTGGTGGACCGGGAGATGCCGGTCGTCGTGCTGGCGGCGCAGTCGGGCGTCCTGGGCAAGGTCATGAACAACGTGGAGGAGATTCGTGCGCGCGGCGGGCGCATCATCGCCGTGGCCCGTGCGGGCGACGACCGGCTGCCCCGCCTGGCGGAGCGCACCGTCTTCGTGCCGGCCACGCTGGACCCGCTGGTGCCCATGCTGGCCGTCGTCCCCCTGCAACTGCTGGCCTACCACGTGGCCGTGCGGCGGGGCTGCAACGTGGACCGGCCGCGCAACCTGGCCAAGAGCGTTACCGTGGAGTGA
- a CDS encoding CoA activase encodes MSHYVGLDVGSISVDAVVVTDGAEILEARYVRHLGRPLPAALEVLESVLADHGPVEGLCLTGSGACVIADLLGVPFVNEVMAQARAAAVLAPGVRTVIEIGGTESKLIVLGRSADGKVRVEDFAMNSLCAAGTGSFLDQQASRMKVDIEEFSRLALRSETPPRVAGRCSVFAKSDMIHLQQLGTPDYDIIAGLCYAMAHNFKGTVGLGKAFDRPIAFQGGVASNAGMVRAFRDVLGLHDGELIIPPHCGCTGAIGAVLQTLDEGRDCALKGLDPLRNYVNEPHREAVRLPALRGDDYALDVDPRPLPQRDGPVDVYVGVDIGSISTNVVVIDAEHNVVARRYLMTEGRPIEAVRRGLSEVGRELGDRVTVRGCATTGSGRYLIGELIGADLIKNEITTHARAAVEADPRVDTVFEIGGQDAKYMSLQDGAVVDFAMNKVCAAGTGSFLEEQAERLGLKIEEEFGREALSSTEPCKLGERCTVFMESDLTYHQQRGVRRRDLVGGLCYSIVSNYLNRVVEGRKVGEVIFFQGGVAFNRGVKAAFEAVLGRPVIVPPHHDILGAIGAAILAHEHAGPTSAFRGFDLSNLRYELKTFECTRCANRCEIHQVAIEGRKPLHYGSRCGRFDDEARHDLGRGLPRLFAERDDALLNAYPQAEPREPIGLSIGIPRALSFFDRYPFWKAFFTEIGCRVVLSSPTNKRIVRLGSEAMHTETCFPICLAHGHVLDLMDQGVDYVFVPSVVDLEHEAEDAVRSYACPLAQSLPYLLRAALRPGPDGPQFLAPVLHFASGRATVDKELHRLGRGLGVPAGRVQTALDAAWQAQEAFRRRLLDRGREVIDGLGKDQHAVVIVSRPYNGCDPGANLGVPDKLRDMGMTAIPLDMLPLDLPTLGRDFPHMYWKYGQSILAGARYIAEHPNLHAIYVTNFRCGPDSFVTKFFDRMLGQPYLTIEIDQHSADVGALTRCEAFVDSIRGGRARGGRPAMRTAAAVTPPRRDRLRTVCVPHMGDHSIVMAACVRANGLEAEALPMSDSESLELGRQFTTGKECYPCILTTGDMVKRTRRPDFDPETTAFFMPQACGPCRFGQYHHFHRMVLDELGLRDVPMIVLDQGRGFRKDVRGFGPGFYRTCWQLTLIVDFLLKAVHEIRPYEVNEGETDRVYQEGLQELAEVVEGHGDHMARAAEIRRRLESIPTDRSEPRPIVGIVGEIYVRSHAFANSFLVRKLERLGAQVLLPPLQEWLDYIAAERRATSRQRGAFGELALEALAQWVCRRDERRVAAVFDGLAGPMPRESSMRDVLRIGSRYLDPSVKGEAILSMARAAEYAHHGVHGIVNVSPFGCMPGAIVNGLLEEFRRDHDAIPVLRLAFDGVDQPGEDMLLDAFVHQARQRLNGRP; translated from the coding sequence ATGTCGCACTACGTAGGACTGGATGTCGGTTCGATCAGCGTCGACGCCGTCGTCGTCACCGACGGGGCCGAGATCCTCGAGGCCCGGTACGTCCGGCACCTGGGGCGTCCGCTCCCGGCGGCCCTGGAGGTCCTCGAGTCGGTCCTGGCCGACCACGGCCCGGTCGAGGGCCTCTGCCTGACCGGCAGCGGGGCCTGTGTCATCGCCGACCTGCTGGGCGTCCCCTTCGTCAACGAAGTGATGGCCCAGGCCCGTGCCGCCGCCGTGCTGGCGCCCGGCGTGCGGACGGTCATCGAGATCGGCGGCACCGAGTCAAAGCTCATCGTGCTCGGGCGCTCTGCCGACGGCAAGGTGCGAGTCGAGGACTTCGCCATGAACTCGCTCTGCGCCGCCGGCACGGGCTCGTTCCTGGACCAGCAGGCCTCGCGCATGAAGGTCGACATCGAGGAGTTCAGCCGGCTGGCCCTGCGCAGCGAGACCCCGCCGCGAGTCGCCGGCCGCTGCTCGGTGTTCGCCAAGAGCGACATGATCCACCTGCAGCAGCTCGGCACGCCGGACTACGACATCATCGCCGGGCTCTGCTACGCCATGGCCCACAACTTCAAGGGCACGGTCGGGCTGGGCAAGGCCTTCGACCGGCCCATCGCCTTCCAGGGCGGCGTGGCCTCCAACGCCGGCATGGTCCGCGCCTTCCGGGACGTGCTGGGCCTCCACGACGGCGAGCTGATCATCCCCCCGCACTGCGGCTGCACCGGCGCGATCGGGGCCGTTCTGCAGACGCTCGACGAGGGCCGCGACTGCGCCCTGAAGGGGCTCGACCCGCTGCGCAACTACGTGAACGAGCCGCACCGGGAGGCCGTTCGGCTGCCGGCCCTCCGGGGCGACGACTACGCCCTGGACGTCGATCCCCGGCCCCTGCCGCAACGAGACGGCCCGGTCGACGTCTACGTCGGCGTGGACATCGGCTCGATCAGCACCAACGTCGTCGTCATCGACGCCGAACACAACGTGGTCGCCCGCCGCTACCTGATGACCGAGGGACGCCCCATCGAGGCCGTCCGCAGGGGCCTCTCCGAGGTCGGCCGGGAACTGGGCGACCGCGTGACCGTGCGCGGATGCGCCACGACCGGCAGCGGCCGCTACCTGATCGGCGAGCTGATCGGCGCCGACCTGATCAAGAACGAGATCACCACCCACGCGCGGGCCGCCGTCGAGGCCGACCCGCGGGTCGACACCGTCTTCGAGATCGGAGGCCAGGACGCCAAGTACATGTCGCTCCAGGACGGCGCGGTCGTGGACTTCGCCATGAACAAGGTCTGCGCCGCCGGCACGGGCTCGTTCCTGGAAGAACAGGCCGAGCGCCTGGGCCTGAAGATCGAGGAGGAGTTCGGCCGCGAGGCGCTCTCCAGCACCGAGCCCTGCAAGCTGGGCGAGCGCTGCACCGTCTTCATGGAAAGCGACCTGACCTACCACCAGCAGCGCGGCGTGCGGCGCCGCGACCTGGTGGGCGGGCTCTGCTACTCGATCGTCTCCAACTACCTGAACCGGGTGGTGGAGGGCCGCAAGGTCGGCGAGGTGATCTTCTTCCAGGGCGGCGTCGCCTTCAATCGCGGCGTGAAGGCCGCCTTCGAAGCCGTGCTGGGCCGGCCCGTCATCGTGCCCCCCCACCACGACATCCTGGGCGCCATCGGGGCGGCGATCCTCGCCCACGAGCACGCGGGGCCGACGTCGGCCTTCCGGGGCTTCGACCTGAGCAACCTGCGCTACGAGTTGAAGACCTTCGAGTGCACCAGGTGCGCGAACCGGTGCGAGATCCACCAGGTGGCCATCGAGGGCCGAAAGCCCCTGCATTACGGCAGCCGCTGCGGCCGCTTCGACGACGAAGCCCGGCACGACCTGGGCCGCGGGCTGCCCCGGCTGTTCGCCGAACGCGATGACGCCCTGCTGAACGCCTACCCGCAGGCCGAACCGCGCGAGCCCATCGGCCTGAGCATCGGCATCCCCCGGGCCCTGTCGTTCTTCGACCGCTACCCCTTCTGGAAGGCCTTCTTCACCGAGATCGGCTGCCGCGTCGTCCTCAGCAGCCCGACCAACAAACGGATCGTGCGCCTGGGCAGCGAGGCCATGCACACCGAGACCTGCTTCCCCATCTGCCTGGCCCACGGCCACGTGCTGGACCTGATGGACCAGGGGGTGGACTACGTGTTCGTGCCCAGCGTCGTGGACCTGGAGCACGAAGCCGAGGACGCCGTCCGCTCCTACGCATGCCCCCTCGCCCAGAGCCTGCCCTACCTGCTCAGGGCGGCCCTGCGCCCCGGACCGGACGGCCCGCAGTTCCTGGCCCCCGTCCTGCACTTCGCGTCCGGCCGGGCAACCGTCGACAAAGAGTTGCACCGCCTGGGCCGGGGCCTCGGAGTGCCCGCCGGGCGCGTGCAGACCGCCCTGGACGCCGCCTGGCAGGCCCAGGAGGCGTTCCGCCGCCGCCTGCTCGATCGCGGACGCGAAGTGATCGACGGACTCGGGAAGGACCAACACGCCGTCGTCATCGTCAGCCGGCCCTACAACGGCTGCGATCCCGGCGCCAACCTGGGCGTGCCGGACAAGCTGCGGGACATGGGGATGACGGCCATCCCGCTGGACATGCTGCCCCTGGACCTGCCGACGCTCGGACGGGACTTCCCGCACATGTACTGGAAGTACGGCCAGAGCATCCTGGCGGGAGCCCGCTACATCGCCGAACACCCGAATCTGCACGCGATCTACGTCACCAACTTCCGCTGCGGGCCCGATTCGTTCGTCACGAAGTTCTTCGACCGGATGCTCGGGCAGCCCTACCTGACGATCGAGATCGACCAGCACAGCGCCGACGTGGGCGCGCTGACGCGCTGCGAGGCGTTCGTGGACAGCATCCGCGGCGGCCGCGCGCGGGGCGGCCGCCCGGCCATGCGCACCGCCGCGGCCGTCACACCCCCCCGTCGCGACCGGCTGCGCACGGTCTGCGTCCCGCACATGGGCGACCACTCCATCGTCATGGCCGCCTGTGTCCGGGCCAACGGACTCGAAGCCGAGGCCCTGCCCATGTCCGACAGCGAGAGCCTGGAACTGGGCCGCCAGTTCACCACCGGCAAGGAATGCTACCCCTGCATCCTGACCACCGGCGACATGGTCAAGAGGACGCGCCGCCCCGACTTCGACCCCGAGACTACGGCGTTCTTCATGCCGCAGGCCTGCGGGCCGTGCCGGTTCGGCCAGTACCATCACTTCCACAGAATGGTGCTGGATGAACTGGGCCTCCGGGACGTGCCCATGATCGTGCTGGACCAGGGCCGGGGTTTCCGGAAGGACGTGCGCGGGTTCGGCCCCGGGTTCTACCGCACATGCTGGCAGCTCACGCTGATCGTCGACTTCCTGCTCAAGGCCGTGCACGAGATCCGCCCCTACGAGGTCAACGAGGGCGAGACGGACCGGGTCTACCAGGAGGGTCTGCAGGAACTGGCCGAGGTCGTGGAAGGACACGGAGACCACATGGCCAGGGCGGCCGAGATCCGCCGGCGCCTGGAGTCCATCCCGACCGACCGCTCCGAGCCGCGGCCGATCGTGGGCATCGTCGGCGAGATCTACGTGCGCAGCCACGCATTCGCCAACTCGTTCCTGGTCCGCAAGTTGGAGCGCCTGGGAGCGCAGGTGCTGCTGCCGCCGTTGCAGGAATGGCTCGACTACATCGCGGCCGAACGGCGCGCGACCTCCCGGCAGCGCGGGGCGTTCGGAGAACTCGCCCTGGAGGCCCTGGCCCAGTGGGTCTGCCGCCGGGACGAACGGCGTGTGGCCGCCGTCTTCGACGGACTGGCCGGCCCCATGCCCCGCGAGTCGTCCATGCGGGACGTCCTGCGCATCGGCAGCCGCTACCTCGATCCGTCCGTCAAGGGCGAGGCGATCCTCAGCATGGCCCGGGCGGCCGAGTACGCCCACCACGGGGTGCACGGCATCGTCAACGTCTCGCCGTTCGGGTGCATGCCCGGGGCCATCGTCAACGGCCTGCTGGAGGAGTTCCGCCGCGACCATGACGCCATACCGGTCCTGCGCCTCGCCTTCGACGGCGTGGACCAGCCCGGCGAGGACATGCTTCTGGATGCCTTCGTGCACCAGGCCCGGCAGCGCCTGAACGGCCGGCCCTGA
- the leuC gene encoding 3-isopropylmalate dehydratase large subunit has protein sequence MGMTITEKILAAHSGEEAVAPGQYVMASVDLCLGNDVTAPIAIEEFEKAGFERVFDAKRIALVPDHFTPNKDIKAATLGLALRKFAEKHKIRNYWEVGRVGIEHALLPEQGLVGPGHLVIGADSHTCTYGAVGAFSTGVGSTDLGACFATGKVWLRVPESMRFVFTGERPRWVGGKDLILHTIGQIGVDGALYRAMEFCGPAIEALPMDDRFTMCNMAIEAGGKNGIIAPDTATKEYCKGRLKGKAVHYASDEDARYVETRQWDVSGLSPQVAAPFLPSNVRPVEEFADVSVDQVVIGSCTNGRISDLRLAAEVLRGKKVAARTRLIVFPATQAIYRQALDEGLIDVFIDAQAAVSTPTCGPCLGGHMGVLAAGERALATTNRNFRTRMGHFDSEVYLCNPAVAAASAVTGRITHPDDVA, from the coding sequence ATGGGCATGACGATCACCGAGAAGATCCTGGCGGCGCACAGCGGCGAAGAGGCCGTGGCGCCGGGCCAGTACGTGATGGCGAGCGTGGACCTGTGCCTCGGCAACGACGTGACCGCGCCGATCGCCATCGAGGAGTTCGAGAAGGCGGGCTTCGAGCGCGTGTTCGACGCGAAGAGGATCGCACTGGTGCCCGACCACTTCACGCCGAACAAGGACATCAAGGCCGCCACGCTGGGCCTGGCTCTGCGCAAGTTTGCCGAGAAGCACAAGATACGGAACTACTGGGAGGTGGGGCGCGTCGGCATCGAGCACGCCCTCCTGCCCGAGCAGGGCCTGGTGGGGCCCGGCCATCTGGTCATCGGCGCCGATTCGCACACGTGCACCTACGGCGCCGTGGGCGCCTTCAGCACGGGCGTGGGCAGCACGGACCTGGGGGCATGCTTCGCAACCGGCAAGGTCTGGCTGCGCGTGCCGGAGTCCATGCGGTTCGTCTTCACGGGCGAGCGCCCCCGCTGGGTCGGCGGCAAGGACCTGATCCTGCACACGATCGGCCAGATCGGGGTCGACGGCGCGCTCTACCGCGCCATGGAGTTCTGCGGCCCGGCCATCGAGGCGCTGCCGATGGACGACCGCTTCACGATGTGCAACATGGCCATCGAGGCGGGCGGCAAGAACGGCATCATCGCCCCGGACACCGCGACGAAGGAGTACTGCAAAGGCCGCCTGAAGGGCAAGGCCGTGCACTACGCCAGCGACGAGGACGCCCGGTACGTCGAGACCCGCCAGTGGGACGTCAGCGGCCTGAGCCCGCAGGTGGCCGCGCCGTTCCTGCCGTCGAACGTGCGCCCGGTCGAGGAGTTTGCCGACGTGTCGGTCGACCAGGTGGTCATCGGTTCGTGCACGAACGGGCGCATCAGCGACCTGCGGCTGGCGGCCGAGGTCCTGCGAGGCAAGAAGGTGGCGGCCAGGACCCGCCTGATCGTCTTCCCCGCCACCCAGGCGATCTACCGCCAGGCACTGGACGAGGGGCTGATCGACGTGTTCATCGACGCCCAGGCGGCCGTTTCGACGCCGACCTGCGGCCCCTGCCTGGGCGGCCACATGGGCGTGCTGGCAGCGGGCGAACGCGCACTGGCCACGACGAACCGCAACTTCCGCACGCGCATGGGGCACTTCGACAGCGAGGTGTACCTGTGCAACCCGGCCGTTGCAGCCGCCAGCGCCGTCACGGGCCGTATCACCCATCCGGACGACGTGGCCTGA
- a CDS encoding 3-isopropylmalate dehydratase small subunit has translation MTVEGKCWKFGDDVNTDEIIPARYLNVTDQEELAAHCMEGVDPQFVRKVHLGDIIVAGRNFGCGSSREHAPLAIKACGIHCVVAESFARIFFRNAVNIGLLIAECPEAAREAETGHSMEANFALGRIVNHSTGRNYAFPPFSPELQAIVDAGGLMAFARKEAGG, from the coding sequence ATTACCGTGGAAGGCAAGTGCTGGAAGTTCGGCGACGACGTCAACACCGACGAGATCATCCCGGCCCGTTACCTGAACGTGACCGACCAGGAGGAGCTGGCCGCCCACTGCATGGAGGGCGTCGACCCCCAGTTCGTCCGCAAGGTCCACCTCGGCGACATCATCGTGGCCGGCAGGAACTTCGGATGCGGCTCCTCGCGAGAGCACGCCCCCCTGGCCATCAAGGCATGCGGCATCCACTGCGTCGTTGCCGAGTCCTTTGCCCGCATCTTCTTCCGCAACGCCGTCAACATCGGCCTGCTGATCGCCGAATGCCCCGAGGCGGCGCGCGAGGCGGAGACCGGCCACTCGATGGAGGCCAACTTCGCCCTCGGCCGCATCGTCAACCACTCCACGGGCAGGAACTACGCCTTCCCCCCCTTCTCGCCCGAACTGCAGGCCATCGTCGACGCCGGCGGCCTCATGGCCTTCGCCAGGAAGGAAGCCGGCGGGTAG